One window of the Oncorhynchus keta strain PuntledgeMale-10-30-2019 chromosome 31, Oket_V2, whole genome shotgun sequence genome contains the following:
- the LOC118364600 gene encoding uncharacterized protein LOC118364600 translates to MDPNKMPNAPPPGWNPDEKSGMGQPAPPPYQDHPQYPNTGYPEPAGYPTNPQGYAPPPQYGGAPGAPYGQPYPQGEYPQSTVTVQPTVFVTRGALPYPLPDYLGYSIFTMLCCCLPLGIAALIYSISTRDANNQGHQQVAERSSRLARILNHSALGIGITVIILYIVYVVILAKNIH, encoded by the exons ATGGATCCCAACAAGATGCCAAACGCCCCACCACCAGGCTGGAACCCAGATGAGAAGTCTGGGATGGGACAACCAGCTCCTCCACCCTACCAGGACCATCCCCAGTACCCCAACACAGGATACCCTGAACCAGCAGGCTACCCCACCAATCCCCAGGGATACGCACCACCGCCCCAGTATGGAGGAGCTCCTGGGGCCCCTTACGGCCAGCCATACCCCCAGGGAGAGTACCCCCAGTCCACCGTCACAGTCCAGCCTACGGTGTTTGTGACCCGTGGAGCTCTGCCTTACCCTCTGCCAGACTACCTGGGCTACTCCATTTTCACCATGCTGTGCTGCTGCCTGCCACTGGGCATCGCTGCACTTATCTACTCCATCTCG ACTCGAGACGCCAACAACCAGGGTCACCAGCAGGTTGCTGAGAGGAGTTCTCGTCTAGCACGGATACTGAACCACTCCGCCCTGGGTATCGGCATCACCGTCATCATCCTGTACATCGTCTACGTCGTCATCCTGGCCAAAAATATCCACTGA